Part of the Coriobacteriaceae bacterium genome is shown below.
GCAAAGCCATTTTGCGGCCAAGCGGGCAAGCCGATCCTCCGGATCATCCCCGATCATGGCGATCACCGCGCAGCTCGAATCATCGGCGCACGGCCAATACGTGCCGTAGAAGCCGGAGGTCTCCACATCAAAGTGCAGGTGCTTCATTGCTTCCCTTCAAATCCGATCTTTACGATCTGCATGTCCATTATCCGGTCGCCAATTTTGGCAAGAAAGCGGAACAGACCGCTGACCGACGGGTCTTTCAGGTCGTGGTAGCCCAACATATACCCCCGGCTGGAAATACGCATATTCTCGCCCCACGGCGCAAGCTCACGCTCCGCGTCTGAAACGGCGAAGTATGCGCCCGCATCCTTGATTTCCGCATCTTTCAGCCACGTCTTCAGCATCAGTTTCACCGCCTTTTCGTTGGCAGCGTCAAAGACAAGCACGCTGCCCGGAAAGGCGTCTGCCATGGCCTGTGCCAGTGTCATCACCTGGTCTTTCAGAAAATAGTAGAACACGCCGGACGCAAAGAACAACGCACCGCCGGAGGCGTCGATTCTTTCAAACCACGACGGATAGTTCAGGTCACAGGGAATGTTCGCTTCCCGCTCTCTGGCGGGAAGAAGCTCATTCCGGATTGCGATAACATCCGGAAAGTCCAGATTGTAGATCCTGCATTTGCCGTTGTCACAGGCGCGGCCAGTGCAGTCCAACCCGCAGCCCAGATTGACCACCGCTGCCGTGGGGTGCGTTTTCAGATAGTGTCGCACCTCATAGGCAAGGTCGTTCTGCCGCATGGCGACCTCAAGCGCGCCGAAGCGTTGCAGCAGGCTGGAGGACTTTTGCTCCAAGGCGGAAAAATCATAATCCAACGCGCTAACAAGTTGCCGTGCCGCCTCATCCTGGTACAAACTTGGGTACAGCTCTGAGCATTTTTTTTCGCGCATACAGCAGAATGATCAGCGTCTCCTGCACCGTGTTCTTTTCAATTTTATAGCGCACAGTCATCCTCCTGTATCACCCCACACCCTAAGGTGCTCGTCCGCAAGCAGCGCCTTCTCAGTGTTGATGGTGTTTTCTCCCCGTCACACACAGCCAGCTTTTCGTCTTATGAATCTGGATGTCATTAAATCCGGCCTGCTCCAAATATGCCTTCAGCTCGGTATCTTTATAGATGGTCATGCCGCCAATGATATCCGTCCACTTTTTGTCTTTGTTTGTATCCCCGTTGCTTTCATTGCAGATCAGGAACGTCCCGCCGGGCTTCAGCACCCGGTAGACTTCCTGAAAGCACTTCGGCAGATCCTGCCAGAAATAGACCGTTTCGAAGGCTGTGACCACATCAAAGGACGCATCCGTAAAACCCATTTGTGCCACACTGCCCTGACATACGGTGCAGCGTCCGTCCCGAATGGCGCGCTGATTCAGCTTTCGGGCCTTCTCCACGCTGATTTCGGAATAATCAATGCCCTCGACAATCCCTTGTGGGCAGTTCTTCAGCAATCTCTTGATGTTTGCCCCGCCGCCGCAGCCGCAGTCCAGCACTTTGGTATCCGGTGAGAGATGCAGGAATTTAAGTCCCCATGTTGCCACAGGTGCATGCCCAAGATTCATCATGGAAACCATGATTCTGCCACCAAGGCCTACAGGCTTGCGGGTATTTTCGAAGAATGACATTTTTGCGTCACTCCTTTTCCAGAGTGATGATTTTATTGGAAATGTTCCGCACGGCAGGCAGCTTGCCTAGCAGCTTATAGATCGGTGAAAACGCCGCCATGCCCTCCGTCAGGCGATCCAGCACAATGGTGCGGGCAATAACTCCGCTGTACATGGCGGCATCCTTGTCGGCAAGGGAAAAATCGTAGTCCAGCTTCTCAATGATTCCCGCCGCTTTCGCATCGTGAATGGCGCCGCGTCCCCGACTCTCTTTTGCTCTTGCATAAACGGTTTGCAGCATGGTCTCCGGCACGCCGGAGAGCCTGATCTTTTCTTTCATGTCATAGTTCCTTTGATTTCACGCACTCTGCGTAAGCCAACGGGAACGAGGCTTTCAGCACGGTGCTTTTCTGTACCGTCCAGCCGTTTTCCCGCAGAAATGCCAGATATTCTTCGCTCGTCCACTTGCTGTGCAGCGGAAAGCCCGCCAATTTCATGAAAAATGCTTTGACCTTTCCGAAGATAGCGTTATCCGCATGGGTGAAGGTCGGCGCAACCAGAACGCCGCCGTCCCTCAGCACGCGACGAATTTCAGAGAGAGCTTTCTTTGGCTCCGGCACGATGTGCAGGGCATTGGCCACAATGATCACGTCAAAGCTACCATCCGCATAGGGGAGGTGAAACATATCCTGCACGGAGAAATGCAGCTTGGCGGATCGGTTGCATCGCCGCGCTTCCGCGATCATCTCCGGCGATGCGTCCGTAGCCTCGATATGATTGGCGCTGCTCACGATATTTTTAGCGATCGAGCCTGTGCCGGTGGCCAACTCCAGCACCGATTTGTGCTGTACCACAGGGCGCAGCAGCTCGTACAGCCGCTCGTAAGCCGCTGCGTCCTTGCGCATGAAGCAGTCGTACCGCCCGGCGTTTTTATCCCAAAAATCTTGACTGTTTCTCATGATTTCATCCTCACAACGACATGTTAACTCTTTCTAACTCATCTGACTCGAGTTGTCTGCCAACATTTTTGGGATAATTAATGACGCTCCCCGGTAATAATTTGCAGAGTCAGATTACCGATTACGTTCTTCTCCCTATGCTTTCTCAAACCCTATGTCGGAAAGCTGTACCAGAAGGGGTCGACTTCGTCGCGAGGGGGGTCGGAGCCCGTCTACATACAGGTGAGCGACGACGTCAGCGCCGATTCGACGCTCGAGAGGGAGCTCGCGTCGCTTCTGTCAATCAGGGATGCGTTCCCGAAGGCGCTCATTGCCCGTACGAGACATAGGCCCTATATCCGGAGGGTGTGTTCGTTGAATCGATCTGCTGGCTCCAATGAAGCTGTGCCCCGGCGACGTGGTCAACATCGCCCCGGGTGTGAAACATTGGCACGGAGCCGCTCCCGACAGCTGGTTCTCCCATCTCGCGCTGGAGGTTCCGGGCGAAGAGGCCTCCAACGAGTGGCTGGGGCCTGTGGACGACGAGGAATATCTCAAAGCGACTAACAAGGAGGCTTAAATACCTTCGCCGTCCGCGCCGCCGAGAGCAGGGCGCCCAAATCGGCCTGGATCGCCTCCGCCTTGCTTCCAAGCTGCAACGGAGCCG
Proteins encoded:
- a CDS encoding class I SAM-dependent methyltransferase — encoded protein: MREKKCSELYPSLYQDEAARQLVSALDYDFSALEQKSSSLLQRFGALEVAMRQNDLAYEVRHYLKTHPTAAVVNLGCGLDCTGRACDNGKCRIYNLDFPDVIAIRNELLPAREREANIPCDLNYPSWFERIDASGGALFFASGVFYYFLKDQVMTLAQAMADAFPGSVLVFDAANEKAVKLMLKTWLKDAEIKDAGAYFAVSDAERELAPWGENMRISSRGYMLGYHDLKDPSVSGLFRFLAKIGDRIMDMQIVKIGFEGKQ
- a CDS encoding class I SAM-dependent methyltransferase; the protein is MSFFENTRKPVGLGGRIMVSMMNLGHAPVATWGLKFLHLSPDTKVLDCGCGGGANIKRLLKNCPQGIVEGIDYSEISVEKARKLNQRAIRDGRCTVCQGSVAQMGFTDASFDVVTAFETVYFWQDLPKCFQEVYRVLKPGGTFLICNESNGDTNKDKKWTDIIGGMTIYKDTELKAYLEQAGFNDIQIHKTKSWLCVTGRKHHQH
- a CDS encoding class I SAM-dependent methyltransferase, coding for MRNSQDFWDKNAGRYDCFMRKDAAAYERLYELLRPVVQHKSVLELATGTGSIAKNIVSSANHIEATDASPEMIAEARRCNRSAKLHFSVQDMFHLPYADGSFDVIIVANALHIVPEPKKALSEIRRVLRDGGVLVAPTFTHADNAIFGKVKAFFMKLAGFPLHSKWTSEEYLAFLRENGWTVQKSTVLKASFPLAYAECVKSKEL